The sequence below is a genomic window from Sorangiineae bacterium MSr12523.
ACACCGGGGGATACCGCATTCACGCGAACTCCGTGAGGCGCGAGCTCTTTGGCCAGACCTTTGGTCATGGTGATGAGCCCACCCTTCGCCGAGGAATAATGAATGGAACCCAAGGCCCCGCCATTGCGCCCCGCAATCGACGAAACATTGACGATCGCGCCCGTGCGCCGTTGCATCATGGAGGCGGCGACGGCCTGGACGCAGAGGAATGCGCTTTTCAGATTGAGATCCACCACGTCGTCCCAGCGCGCCTCGGACATGTCCATCAATCGAAGCCGCTCGACGAGGGAACCTGCATTGTTGACCAAAATGTCGATGGGCCCCAGTTCGGCGGAGACGCCGGAGGCCGCGCGTCGGACCTCCTCGGCCTTCGTCACGTCGGCCCGCACAGTGATGGCGTGCCCTCCGGCGGCGACGATTTGCCGCTTCGTCTCCTCGGCGCCCGTTTCGTTGCGGAAATAATTGATCGCGACCCGCGCGCCTTGTTCGGCGAGGGCGATGGCGGCGGCTTTTCCAATGCCCGAGCCCGCCCCCGTCACCAATGCCACTTTGCCTACGATGTCGGAATACTTGTACATGCATCTCCTTGGACGGCCACGACGGCTCGAGCCGACTTTCAATGGTAGGTAACGATCTTTCAGCAACGCGGGATCGCGATCACGCTCGGCGATCCTTGCGCGAGTGACGGACAAGGGCGCCGGCCTCGCCGGGATCGTCCCGCTGCCGCTGCTCGACCGCGACGGACTCGCCAGGCCGTGGCAAGCCATCGAGCGTTGCGTTGGGAAACAATGCGAACAACACGAGAGTGCCGGCCGGTGCGAGCACACCGGCCGCGGTCAGAATGGGCGTGTATCCCGCGTGGTCCACGACCCATCCCGTGAGCAGCAAGAAGATCATGCTGCCGATGCCCGCCCCCGTTCCCCCCAGCCCAGCGACCGATGCCACGGTGTCGCTCGGAAACCAATCGCTCGGCAACGTTTGCACGTTGTTGATCCAAAATTGAAAACCGAAAAGAACGAGGCCAATCAACGCCAGGGCCGTGAACGGGCTCTCGGCCCGCGCGGCGAGGATGCCCGCAGGCATCAGGGCCGCCGCCGCGCCAATGCTCGCGCGCCGCGCATTGCGCACGGACCAACCTCGTTTCACTAGATAGCCGGATGCAAAGCCGCCGAGCAGGCTGCCGGCATCGGCCGCGACATAGGGCACCCAGGCGAACAGTCCGATCTTCTTCAAATCGAAACCGTGCACGCGATAAAGGAACAAGGGCAGCCAACTGATGTAAAGCCACCACACTGGGTCGACGAGAAACCGTGTGAGAACGATGGCCCACACCTCGCGCCTGCGGAGGAGCGCCATCCAGTTCACCCGCGGCTTCGCTTGTAACTGCGCAGGATCGTGTTCCCGCGCGGTGGGGCGATATAGAAGCGACCATGCAATGAACCAGGCGAAACCGAGTCCGCCGGTGATGACGAAGGTCGCTTGCCATCCATAGGCCAACTGCAGCCCGACGATGAGCGGCGGCGCCACGATGGATCCAATGGCGGCGCCGCTGTTGAAGATGCCCATGGCAAAGGCGCGCTCGCGCACGGGAAACCATTCGGCCACGACTTTGGCGGCGCCCGGCCAATTCCCTGCTTCGCCCAGTCCGAGCACGAAGCGCCACGCACTCAGACCACCGAGCCCGCGTGTAAATGCATGCCCGATGGCGGCGAGCGACCACACGATGACCGACACCATGAACCCACGCCGTGTCCCGATGCGATCGTACAGACGCCCGGAAAGGGTTTGGCTGATGGTGTACGCGAGGAGAAACCAGGTGCCGACGCTCGCGTACTCGAGGTTCGAGAGGCGCAGCGCGTCCATGATGACCGGCGCCAACACGGAGACGGTCAGCCGGTCCAGGTAATTGATCAAGGTCACGGTAAACACGAGCCCGATGACCAGCCACCGAGCGTTCGTTCGCATGGGTTCGTGCGCTGCGACCATGTGATAACGTTATCATACGTCCTCGCGACGAAGCCGCCACCCGAAAGCGGCCGCGGGCGGCTTATTCCAGTGGACGTTCGTTAATCCGTTCGAGCTATGTCCTTGATGGTCGATTGGCGGACGATCAGCTCACAATCGAGGCAGATGTTGCGGCGTTCGCGTTGCCGATTGCCGTCGATGCGGTCGAGAAGGAGCAAGGCGGCCTCACGACCTTGCAGGACCGTTCGCTGGGCGACGGTGGTGAGCGGCGGCGCCGTGTACGCGGAGAGCGGCACGTTGTCGAAGCCAGCGACGGCGATATCGTCGGGAATGGCCAGTCCGGCGTCGCGGATGGCGTACATCGCGCCCATTGCGGTGAAGTCGTTGCGCGCGAAGATGGCAGTGGGCCGGCTCTTCGCGGACAAGATGCGTTTCGCCCCCTCGTAGCCGTCGTCCTGCGTGGAAAATCCAGGCCCCGCATCGACCTTGGGGCCGACGACCAGCTTTTCATCGAAGGGAATACCGTTCGCGCGCAAAGCCTCCACGTACCCGCGGTAGCGATGCAACCCTGCCCCGTTCGGTGCGGAGACACCGACGAAGGCAATGCGACGGTGGCCCATTTTGATCAAATGCTCGGTGACATCGTAGCCGCCCTTGAAATGGTCCGCGGTAACGCGGTCCACGCGCGGATGATTCAATTCGCGCCCGACGACGACGATCTGCAAATCGTAATTGAGTAAACCCAATAGAAAATCGTTGCCTGCTTTGGTCTCACGCGTCGCGACGATCGCGCCATCCGCACGATGGTCGAAGAGGGCGCGCAGGCCGGCCTCCTCGCGGGTCGTGCTGCGGTCGCTCGTGCTGATGAACGACGAATAGCCGCGCGCGGAAAGCACTTCCTGGATGCCGCCGACCAGTTCTGCCGCGAAGGGATTGGCAATGTCCGGCACCAGAATGCCAATGGCTTGCGTGCGCCGCCGTTTGAGTCCGCGCGCGAGCCCATTGGGATGGTAATTGAGCTCCTGTACCGCCTTCAGGACCTTCTCGCGCATTTCCTGGCTGACGTACCCGCTCTCGTTGATGACGCGGGAAACCGTCATCACCGCAACCCCGGTGTGCGCCGCGATGTCGCGAATCGTCGTGGGGCGAGAAAGCTTCGGCTGCCGATGGGTCTTCTGCTTTTCTGCCATCTCGGTTGCTTGCACCGCAGATGTTCGCACGTTCCACCCGATTTGTATCTTTCTTTATGACTCCGGAACCGCCGCAATGGCCTTTGCCAACCTGTCCGCCGCGATGTCGACGGCCTCGACGAGACGTCCCGGCTCGAGCCCGGTGAGCCATGCATCGGCGTCGTGCAGACCTGCATCCTCGAGCAGCGTCTTCTCGTTCGTGATCCATTGGCCGCGCGCCGCCAAAATGGCATGCGCCGCTTCGCACGTCGCCCGCGCAATCGCACCCGCCACGTGCACGACATGGCCGCGCGGCGCGTGTGCGGCCTTCGCATAGGCTAGGTGAAGTTGTGCGTCGCTCCACCAGATCCGTCGTGCAGCCTTTCGCAGCGCATCGGGATACTCCGGTTTGGGCAGCTCGCCGTGCAGCACGCGCGCCCTCGCGAGCTCCGCCACCACGATGTAGCTCGGGATGCCTGCCAGGTGAAAGAGCAGTCGCTCGATGTGAAATCGCCCATCGCGCGCCTCGGCCAGCCGCAACTCCACGTCGTTCCAGTCGCGGTAGTGCACATCCACCCGGCGCCCGTCGACCTCGAGCCATGCGCCGCCGTTGAACACGCCCCCACCCCACGCGCCCAGCTCGAATACTTGCCCAACCCAGCCCAGTGCGCGCAAGGCATCGGGCGAAAAGTCGCCGCGGTAATAAATGCCAAAGTCCCAATCGCTGTCCGGCCGGTGCGTTCCCGTCGCGCGCGATCCGCCCAGCGCGACCGCCACGACGTGAGGCAATCCCGCTAACTCGCCGGCGACGTACCGGCAAAATGCGTCGTCATCCTGAAAGCGCATGCATTCGAGTTTACCCCGGCGGAACGATCTCGCGCACGGAGAAGATGGCCACATCCATATCGTGAATGCCATCGGTGCGGAACGTAGTTTGCCACCCGCCCCAATCGACGAGCTTCGTATATTTGCCCGTGCTCTTGCCCTCTTCGTCGACGTATTCGCTGAAGAGACGCCAACCGTTCTTGGGCTTGCCGCTGGTGCGATCGAAGGGAGCGGTGTCGAGATAAAGTCGATTGATGACTTTGCCAGATTGAGCATAGCTCACCAACTTCATACCGACCCATTCGTCGTCGGCCATCTCCGCGGAAAACGCGGGCGTGAGTGTAACGTAATCGTAGGTGGGGTGATTCAGCTCCTTGCCAAATCGGGTAACGTGGCCCGCGCTCGCCGGCGCCAGCAGCATCATGGTGCACGAACCGAGGGCCGCCTCGGACTCCTTCGACGAGTGCTTCCCGCCGCGGATTTTCAAGGTGAGCGCGGCGCGCGGCACATCGAGGATCCGATGCGGGCGAACGTAAACGGTGAATTCCTGATTCTTCAAGTCCTGAGGGCTCGAAAGGTATCCGTGCTGCGTCTTCCACGTGTACTTTTGCTCGCCGCCGCTGGCGTGCACGTGAAGGCGACTCGTCCACCCTTTTCCTCCGCTGGAGTAATCCAAGGGGTAACTCGGCACGTTCCAAAAATGGATACCGCCGTCCGTGCCCGCCGTGGCCTTGGTGTCTTTTTCGATGACGAAACGGTCGGTGTCGTTGGGATTGCTCGTACCAAGCCGAAAGGACACACCGGACGACGCCGACGGAAAAAGCATTTGCACGCCATCGCCATCGAGGGCGCTTTCCGGGCTCACTTGCGCGGGCTGCGTCGCCGGCAGTTCCTCCTCGGCTTTGCCGCCAGCGCACGCAATGAGCGTTAGAACCGCAAGACAGAAAAACGGCTTCGTTTGCATCCTTCACCTCGGTTTGGCACGAATTCCGAGCTTCGTCACGAAACGTGTTTGGGTTCCTACACCTGCAGGAGAAATTTCGAGCCGCTCACCGCGCTGTTCGCGTTCGCCCTGTTCGATGGAGCCGGGTTTTCCCGGGGCAGCCACGATATTCGGAACGATGGCCGTCACGAAGGGCGCCGGTGCGGTCACGTCGACGAGCAATTGCCCACGAATGAGAAATTGATTCGCCGCCAACGTTTCTACTTTGTCGTCGGCATGAAAAAGAATGCCAAAGCGCCCTTCTTGTCGCGATGCTACCTCGTCGGTGAGCACCAGACCTTCGGCCTCGGTGAAGGTTAGCTCGCGCACGAACTTGGTCAGGCCCAATTGCGGTTCGTAGGCCAATGTAGCGTTGCCACGCACGTACGCGCGCCCGGCCTCGAGCTTCACGTCCTCGATGCGAATGCCATCCAGCCGCTCAGCGGGAATACCCTCGAAGGCTTCGTGCTTCTCACCCTCGCGTGCCTGGCCTTTGCCGTCGAGGAGCAACGTGTTGTTATGCGCGGCCATTGGAATGCCCGCGTAACCCGAAGGGCCGGTCAAATAGCTTCCGTCGCCATAGAGAATGAAGCCGTTCGCATCGGGGTGGGCGTGCCCCGTCGAGGGCTCCCAATCCCGAAAATCGGCGAGCAGCGGCTTGGCATGGTGCCCCTCGGGCGGGCCGCATTTGAATGCAAACGCCGTGGCCTGAGGTGTCCAATCCTTGCGCCAATAGACGACTTCATGATCGGGAAAGTAGTGCCATGGCGTTTGCCGTTCGATGGGAACGACCGGCACGCTCGGATCGTACCAAAGCAGCGACCAATAGTTCTCGGCGTTGTAGTGATCCAGGCTCTCCATCCACGCCGCCACGCCCTGGGCCTCGCCGTCTTTGAATCGGGAAGCCAGTCGATAGAGCAGATTGTAATTCGTATGAAACCGGCCTCCGGGGTGCGAGCGCTCGTACTCCGGGCCCTTTTTCGCGCGGGTAGCCGGGCCATCGAAGATGTCGCCGAAGTCGAAGACGTATTGCCCATCGGGTAGCATCGAGTGGGCCACGTATTCGTGCATATGACGGAAGCCTGGGCGATCGAAGAGATCTTCTCCCGTCGCATGGGCGTGCGCATCGAGGTAGTGCACGAGCCACGGCGTGGAGAAGATCCAATATTCGAATCCCTCGTAATAGTATCCGTCGGGCGAATACGTTTGCAGCACCCGCTCGTAAATGGCCCGGGCCAGGCGGGCCCACTCCGGCGCGTCCTCCACTTCGTCGTAAAGGGCATAGGCTGCAACGCCCAGTCCCGCGATGGGGATGAAGGTGTGATTCTGGCTATACGGATACGTGGCGTCGGCTTTGGGCTCGAAGGCCGCGAACAGCAAGCGCGCCTGCTTCG
It includes:
- a CDS encoding SDR family oxidoreductase, which produces MYKYSDIVGKVALVTGAGSGIGKAAAIALAEQGARVAINYFRNETGAEETKRQIVAAGGHAITVRADVTKAEEVRRAASGVSAELGPIDILVNNAGSLVERLRLMDMSEARWDDVVDLNLKSAFLCVQAVAASMMQRRTGAIVNVSSIAGRNGGALGSIHYSSAKGGLITMTKGLAKELAPHGVRVNAVSPGVIDTPFHEQFSTPEAMKAHVAAIPAGRVGTPAEVASVIAFLASGASSYVVGETIEINGGMLMD
- a CDS encoding MFS transporter; translation: MRTNARWLVIGLVFTVTLINYLDRLTVSVLAPVIMDALRLSNLEYASVGTWFLLAYTISQTLSGRLYDRIGTRRGFMVSVIVWSLAAIGHAFTRGLGGLSAWRFVLGLGEAGNWPGAAKVVAEWFPVRERAFAMGIFNSGAAIGSIVAPPLIVGLQLAYGWQATFVITGGLGFAWFIAWSLLYRPTAREHDPAQLQAKPRVNWMALLRRREVWAIVLTRFLVDPVWWLYISWLPLFLYRVHGFDLKKIGLFAWVPYVAADAGSLLGGFASGYLVKRGWSVRNARRASIGAAAALMPAGILAARAESPFTALALIGLVLFGFQFWINNVQTLPSDWFPSDTVASVAGLGGTGAGIGSMIFLLLTGWVVDHAGYTPILTAAGVLAPAGTLVLFALFPNATLDGLPRPGESVAVEQRQRDDPGEAGALVRHSRKDRRA
- a CDS encoding LacI family transcriptional regulator, giving the protein MAEKQKTHRQPKLSRPTTIRDIAAHTGVAVMTVSRVINESGYVSQEMREKVLKAVQELNYHPNGLARGLKRRRTQAIGILVPDIANPFAAELVGGIQEVLSARGYSSFISTSDRSTTREEAGLRALFDHRADGAIVATRETKAGNDFLLGLLNYDLQIVVVGRELNHPRVDRVTADHFKGGYDVTEHLIKMGHRRIAFVGVSAPNGAGLHRYRGYVEALRANGIPFDEKLVVGPKVDAGPGFSTQDDGYEGAKRILSAKSRPTAIFARNDFTAMGAMYAIRDAGLAIPDDIAVAGFDNVPLSAYTAPPLTTVAQRTVLQGREAALLLLDRIDGNRQRERRNICLDCELIVRQSTIKDIARTD
- a CDS encoding nucleotidyltransferase domain-containing protein, translating into MRFQDDDAFCRYVAGELAGLPHVVAVALGGSRATGTHRPDSDWDFGIYYRGDFSPDALRALGWVGQVFELGAWGGGVFNGGAWLEVDGRRVDVHYRDWNDVELRLAEARDGRFHIERLLFHLAGIPSYIVVAELARARVLHGELPKPEYPDALRKAARRIWWSDAQLHLAYAKAAHAPRGHVVHVAGAIARATCEAAHAILAARGQWITNEKTLLEDAGLHDADAWLTGLEPGRLVEAVDIAADRLAKAIAAVPES
- a CDS encoding DUF4962 domain-containing protein — protein: MKHRKALLLVPLLALAIACSEDASSAPPSNAVDGHPLRQLMVRLPSALRPELRGIHPRVYVTDAELPALRERAKGSHRQVWQRALDQVRALRVEPPPAPAQERRVQNDVGIGIAEAALAYQIERDPKYLEAAKKYLEAAVSYDVWGYLYNKPNVDLAAGHLLYGMGWGYDLLYNDLTEAERTRYREKLTKQARLLFAAFEPKADATYPYSQNHTFIPIAGLGVAAYALYDEVEDAPEWARLARAIYERVLQTYSPDGYYYEGFEYWIFSTPWLVHYLDAHAHATGEDLFDRPGFRHMHEYVAHSMLPDGQYVFDFGDIFDGPATRAKKGPEYERSHPGGRFHTNYNLLYRLASRFKDGEAQGVAAWMESLDHYNAENYWSLLWYDPSVPVVPIERQTPWHYFPDHEVVYWRKDWTPQATAFAFKCGPPEGHHAKPLLADFRDWEPSTGHAHPDANGFILYGDGSYLTGPSGYAGIPMAAHNNTLLLDGKGQAREGEKHEAFEGIPAERLDGIRIEDVKLEAGRAYVRGNATLAYEPQLGLTKFVRELTFTEAEGLVLTDEVASRQEGRFGILFHADDKVETLAANQFLIRGQLLVDVTAPAPFVTAIVPNIVAAPGKPGSIEQGEREQRGERLEISPAGVGTQTRFVTKLGIRAKPR